From the genome of Argentina anserina chromosome 4, drPotAnse1.1, whole genome shotgun sequence, one region includes:
- the LOC126791198 gene encoding sodium/hydrogen exchanger 1-like, giving the protein MALDLSSMASESVGMLNTSDHGSVVSMNLFVALLCACILLGHLLEESRWMNESITALAIGLCTGIVILLTTKGKSSHLLVFSEDLFFIYLLPPIIFNAGFQVKKKQFFRNFMTIMMFGAVGTLISFATISLGIMHFFHKFSIGTLKIGDFLALGAIFSATDSVCTLQVLNQDETPLLYSLVFGEGVVNDATSVVLFNAIQSFDLSHINTRTIMLFIGKFSYLFATSTLLGVVAGLLSAYVIRKLYFGRHSTDREVALMILMAYLSYMLAELFYLSAILTVFFCGIVMSHYTWHNVTESSRVTTKHTFATLSFVAEIFIFLYVGMDALDIDKWRFVSDSPRQSLGVSSLLLALVMVGRAAFVFPLSFLSNLTKKSPQDKIHLKQQVTIWWAGLMRGAVSMALAYNQFTRSGNTDLRANAYMITSTITVVLFSTVVFGLMTKPLVRILLPTSKHFTSMTTSEPSSPKSFIVPLLGNGQDSEANIRSVDITRPISLRMLLSTPSSSVHHFWRKIDNAFMRPVFGGRGFVPFIPGSPIEQNGHQWN; this is encoded by the exons ATGGCGTTGGATTTGAGCTCAATGGCATCCGAATCAGTTGGAATGTTGAACACTTCTGATCATGGTTCGGTTGTGTCCATGAACCTGTTTGTGGCGCTGCTTTGCGCTTGTATATTGCTTGGACATTTGCTGGAGGAGAGTAGATGGATGAATGAGTCCATTACGGCGCTTGCTATT GGATTGTGTACTGGGATTGTTATATTGCTCACCACAAAAGGGAAAAGCTCTCATTTGTTGGTGTTTAGTGAAGATCTTTTCTTCATCTATCTCCTTCCGCCGATCATTTTCAATGCCGG GTTCCAAGTGAAGAAGAAGCAATTTTTTCGAAACTTCATGACAATCATGATGTTTGGAGCTGTTGGCACTCTCATATCCTTTGCCACCATATCCTTAG GTATTATGCACTTTTTCCACAAGTTCAGCATTGGGACCCTCAAGATTGGAGATTTTCTTG CACTTGGAGCAATATTTTCTGCAACCGATTCTGTTTGCACCTTGCAG gtgcttaatcaagatgagacacCTTTGCTGTACAGCCTAGTGTTTGGAGAAGGTGTAGTCAATGATGCCACATCAGTAGTGCTTTTTAATGCAATCCAGAGTTTTGACCTGTCCCACATCAATACAAGAACAATTATGCTGTTTATTGGAAAATTTTCATATCTATTTGCTACAAGTACACTGCTCGGAGTCGTA GCTGGACTACTTAGCGCATATGTGATTAGAAAGCTCTATTTTGGCAG ACACTCAACTGATCGTGAAGTTGCTCTTATGATCCTCATGGCGTACCTTTCGTACATGCTAGCTGAA CTGTTTTATTTAAGTGCCATTCTCACTGTCTTCTTCTGTGGAATTGTCATGTCTCACTACACATGGCATAATGTGACTGAAAGTTCAAGAGTGACAACTAA GCATACTTTTGCCACTCTATCTTTTGTTGCtgagatttttatttttctttacgTTGGTATGGATGCCTTAGACATCGACAAGTGGAGATTTGTGAGCGATAG CCCGCGACAATCATTAGGGGTGAGCTCATTACTTTTGGCACTGGTGATGGTTGGAAGGGCAGCCTTCGTTTTCCCCTTATCTTTTTTATCTAACTTGACCAAGAAATCTCCACAAGACAAGATCCATTTGAAGCAACAA GTTACAATATGGTGGGCTGGTCTTATGCGTGGTGCTGTTTCTATGGCACTAGCTTATAATCAG TTTACTAGGTCCGGCAATACTGACCTGCGCGCGAATGCATACATGATCACCAGCACTATCACAGTTGTTCTTTTCAGCACAGTG GTGTTTGGTTTGATGACTAAACCCCTAGTCAGGATCTTGCTTCCTACATCGAAACACTTCACTAGCATGACAACTTCTGAGCCTTCTAGTCCTAAATCCTTCATTGTGCCACTGCTCGGCAACGGGCAAGATTCAGAGGCCAACATCAGGTCTGTGGACATAACTCGTCCTATAAGTTTAAGAATGCTCCTAAGCACTCCATCCTCTTCTGTCCACCATTTCTGGCGAAAAATTGACAATGCCTTCATGAGACCTGTGTTTGGCGGGCGGGGTTTTGTACCCTTCATTCCAGGATCACCTATTGAACAAAATGGACATCAATGGAACTGA